The genomic window CTCGAGCGCGCCCAGGAACCAGTCGCGCGCCATGCGGGCGTTGGTGAGGGTCTCGAGCGTGGTGAAGGTCTTCGACGCGATGATGAAGAGCGTCGTCTCCGGGTTGAGGTCCTTGACCTTCTCCGCGCAGTCGTTGGGGTCGATGTTGGAGATGAAGCGGGCGGTGAGCCCTTCCTGGACGTAGGGCTTGAGGGCCTCGTAGACCATGACGGGGCCGAGGTCGGAGCCGCCGATGCCGATGTTGACGACCGTCTCGATGCGCTTGCCGGTGACGCCGGTCCACTCGCCGGAGCGGACGCGGCGGGCGAAGGCGTAGACCTTCTCGAGGGTCTCGTGGACGTCCTTGACGACGTCCTGGCCGTCGACGGTGAGGGAGTCTCCCTCGGCGCGGCGCAGGGCGGTGTGGAGGACGGCGCGGTCCTCGGTGACGTTGATGTGCTCGCCGGCGAACATGGCGTCGCGGCGGCCGGGGACGTCGACCTGCTCGGCCAGCTCCACGAGGGCGTCGCGCACCTCGTCGGTGAGGAAGTTCTTGGAGAGGTCGACGTAGAGGTCGCCGAGCTCGAAGCCGTAGCGCTGGGCGCGCTCCGGGTCCGTGTCGAAGGCGCCCCGCAGGTCCGGGGTGAAGGAGTCGTGGAGAGCGGTGAGCGTCGTCCAGGCGGGCGTGGTCGTTGCGTCAACAGGCTTGAGCATGGTGCCAGTCTAGGGCGGCGGCCCTGGCGCGCCCACCGCCGTCGGTCCCGGTGCGGGGCCGTTCGTCAGGAGCGAGAGCGGCGCCGTCGTCAGGGAGACGACGGCGCCGGACCTTCACGTGCGCGCCCCGGGCTGAGACGCCTCGGGGCTGGGCGGCTCAGCGGCGGGAGCGGCGCTCGCGCGCGCGGACCCCGATCTGGATCGGCGAGCCGACGAAGCCGAACTCCTCGCGCAGGCGACGCTCGATGAAACGGCGGTAGCCCGGGTCGAGGAAGCCGGTCGTGAAGATGACGATGCGCGGCGGCGCCGTCTGCACCTGGGTGGCGAAGAGGATGCGGGGCTGCTTGCCGCCGCGCAGCGGGTGCGGCGTCGCGGACTGCAGCTCGCCGAGGAAGCCGTTGAGGCGCCCGGTGGGGATGCGGGTGGTCCAGCCCTCCATGGCGGCGTCGAGCGCGCGCACGAGGCGGTTCGTGTGCCAGCCGGTGCGGGCCGCGAGGTTGATGTGGGGCGCCCAGGCGACGTGCGCGAGGTCGTGCTCGACCTCCCATCCCAGCTGCGCCTGACGGTCCTCGTCGACGAGGTCCCACTTGTTGTTGACGAGGACGAGGCCGCGCCCGGCGTCGACGACCTGTTGGATGATGCGGACGTCCTGCTCGCTGATGGGCTCGGAGGCGTCGAGGAGGACGACGGCGACCTCGGCCTTCTCGATGGCGCCCTGGGTGCGCAGCACGGCGTAGTAGTCGGCACCGCGGGACTGCTTGACACGGCGACGGATGCCGGCGGTGTCGATGAAGAGCCACTGGCGGCCGTCGAGCTCGATGACCTCGTCCACGGGGTCGCGGGTGGTGCCAGCGAGCTCGTTGACGACGACCCGCTCGGACCCGGCGATCGCGTTGAGGAGGCTCGACTTGCCGACGTTGGGGCGGCCGACGAGCGCGATGCGGGCGAGGTCGCCGTCGGGGGCGGGGCCGGCGACGGCGGAGACCTCGGGGAGGACCTCCATGGCGGCGTCGAGGACGTCGCCGGAGCCGCGGCCGTGGAGGGCGGAGACCGGGTAGGGCTCGCCGAGGCCGAGGTTCCACAGGGCGGCGGTGTCGCCCTCCTGCGCCGGGGAGTCGACCTTGTTGGCGGCGAGGACGACGGGCTTGCCGGAGCGGCGCAGCATCTTGACGACCTGCGCGTCCGTGTCGGTGATGCCGACCTGGGCGTCGACGACGAGGAGGACGGCGTCGGCCATCTCGACGGCGACCTCCGCCTGGGTGGCGACGGCCTCGTCGAGGCCCTGGACGTCGAGCTCCCAGCCGCCGGTGTCGACGATGGTGAAGCGGCGTCCGGCCCACTCGGCCGGGTAGGAGACGCGGTCGCGGGTGACGCCGGGGGTGTCCTGGACGACGGCGACGCGCTTGCCGAGGACGCGGTTGACGAGGGTGGACTTGCCGACGTTGGGGCGGCCGACGACGGCGAGGACGGGCAGGCCCATCTCGATGCCCTCGTCGGCGGCGGGGACCTCCTCGCCCGAGAGCAGCGCGAGGTCCTCGTCGTCGAGCTCGTAGTCGGACAGGCCGGCGCGCAGGGCCTCGGCGCGCAGGCGGTCCTCCTCGTCGCGGGCGGCCGCGGCGTCGACGGCCTCCTCGATGAGGTCGAGGACGTGCTCGACGACCTCGTCGAGGGTCATGCGGCTCGTGTCGACGAGGGTGACGCCGTCGGGGGCGGTGAGGAACTGGGAGACGGTGGCGTCGTCCTCGTCGCGGCGGACCACCTGGTCGCGCAGGGCGGCGGCGTCGACGGCCTTGCCGGCGGCCTCGAGCTCGGTGGCGCGGCGGGTGAGGCGGGCCTCCTCGGAGGCGGTGACGAGGAGGCGCACGTCGGCGTCCGGGGCGATGACGGTCGTGATGTCGCGGCCCTCGGCGACGATGCCGGCGCCGTCGGAGAAGGAGGAGGCGTCGCCGACGGACTCGGCGTGGATGATCTCCTGCTGGAGGCGCCCCAGCTCAGCGCGGACCTCGAGGTTGGTGGCGACCTTGGAGACGACGGTGGCGACGTGCGGGTCGCGGATGGCGACGCTGACGTCCTCGCCGTCGCAGGTGACGCCGGGGGCCTCGGGGTCGAGCCCCATGTCGAGCGGCATGGTCTCGACGGCGCGGGCGACGGCGGTGGCGTCGTCGAGGTCGACGCCGGAGCGCTCGCACCACCAGGCGGCGGCCCGGTACATGGCGCCGGTGTCGAGGTAGGCGAGGCCGAGCTCGGAGGCGACGCGCTTGGAGACGGTCGACTTGCCCGAGCCGGACGGTCCGTCGATGGCGACGACGATTCCCATGGGTGCCTCCTGGAGGGTGTCCTGACGCCGGTCAGGTGCGGGCCCGGGGTCCCGGGCGGATATCCGCGGCCAAGCCTGCCATGCGGGCGCCCGCGCGCGGCCCCGCGCCCCTCATGAGATCGCGCACCCGCCCCTCTGGCCTGCCCTCCCCGTGGTCGACCGTCAAACGCACGCTCGACCGCCTGATTTCCGGGAATCAGACGGTCGAGCGGTGCATTGCCGGTCGACCAGGGACTACGACAGGACGACGCGCCAGCCGCGGGCGTCGAGGGCCTGCTCGAGGCGCTGAGCGCTGGAGGGCAGCACAGAGAGCATGGCGAGGCCGGCGCTCCGCCCGGGCGAGTGCTCCATGGCGAAGTCCTCGATGTTGACCTCCGCCTCGCCGACCTCGGTGAAGAGGCGGCCGAGCATGCCGGGCTCGTCGGGGACGAGGACCTGGACCTCGGCGTAGCGGCGCGGCGCCCCGCCGTGCTTGCCGGGGATGCGCGCCTGACCGGCGTTGCCGCGGCTCATGACGTCGGTGATGGCGCCGACGGCGCCGGGTGCGATGTCCCCGGTCCGTCCGGGCGCCGTGTACGCCTCGCTGCCCGGGTCGACGGCGGCGGGGGCGATGCCCTCGATGAGCGCGTCGAGGTCCTCGCGGACCCTCCGCAGCTGCTCGACGACGGGGCCGGCGTTGCCGACGAGGATCGCCGACCACAGGCGCGGGTCGGAGGCCGCGATGCGCGTCGTGTCGCGCAGCCCCTGCCCGGCCAGCGCGAGCGAGGCCTCGGGCAGGGACTCCAGACGTGCGGCGAGGAGGGAGGAGATGAGCTGGGGCACGTGGCTGACGGCGGCGACGGAGGCGTCCTGCTCGGCGGCGGTCATGCGCACGGGCGTGGCGCCGACGTCGACGGCGAGGTTGCGCACGACGAGCTCCGCCTCCGGGGTGGCGCCGTCGGCGACGACCACCCACGGTCGGCCGACGAAGAGGTCGGAGTCCGCGGCACCGGCGCCGGAGAGCTCGCGCCCGGCCATGGGGTGGCTGCCGACGTAGCGGGCAACGGCCTCTCCCCCGCGGGCGCGCACCTCGGCGGCGATGCGGTCCTTGACGGAGGCGACGTCGGTGACGACGGCGCCCGCGTGGGCGGCCAGCGCGTCGAGGACGACGGCGGCGGTGACGTCGGGAGGCGTGGCGACGACGACCAGCGCGGGCTCGGCGGACTCCCCGGTGCGCACGGCCCCGGCGCCCATGTCTCGGGCCAGCGCGAGCGAGGTCGGCGAGGTGTCGGCGAGCTGGACCTCGACGCCGGCCGCCGTGAGGGCCAGGGCGAGCGAGGTGCCGAGCAGCCCGGTGCCGATGACGAGGACCGGGCCGGTGGTCGCGACGGCGGCCGTCGTCAGGTCGGTGCCGGGCGCGGCGCTCACAGCCCGACCTCCTTCTGGAGGGCGGCGACCTCGTCTCCGGTGAGGGCCCGCATCTCGCCGGGGCGCAACCCGCCGACGGACAGGGGACCGAGCTTGGTGCGCGCGAGCCGCTTGACCGGGTGGTCGACGGCGGCGAGCATGCGGCGGACGATCCGGTTGCGGCCCGAGTGCAGGCTGACCTCCACGATGGAGCCGGCCGGTCCGGAGTCCTTGACGGTGACGCGGTCGGCGTGGATCTGGCCGTCCTCGAGCTCGATCCCGCTGCGGAGCTTGCGCGGCACCCAGTGCTCGACCTCCCCGGCGACGATCGCGACGTAGGTCTTGGAGATCTCGTAGCTGGGGTGCATGAGGCGGTGGGCGAGCTCGCCGTCGTTCGACAGGAGCAGGAGGCCCTCGGTCTCGGTGTCGAGGCGCCCGACGTGGACGAGGCGGACACCGGCGGCGCGCTCGGTGCCGCCGAGCTCCTCGACGTGCTCGTCAACCCACCGCTGCCCGAACTCGGCGACGGTCGGCCGCCCCTCGGGGTCCTCCATGGTGGTGACGACGCCCGCCGGCTTGTTGAGCAGGACGGTGACGACGTCGGGGTTGGTGAGCACGCGGGAGCCGTCGACGCGGATCTCCTGGGTGAGCGGGTCGACGCGCACGCCGGGCTCGGTGACGACGACGCCATCGACGCTCACGCGGCCGGCGGAGATGAGGCCCTCGCAGGCGCGGCGGGAGGCGACGCCGGCGTGGGCGAGGACCTTCTGGAGGCGCTCGCCGTCCTCGACGTAAGGGTCGTCCTCCCCGCCGCGGGCGGCGCGGCGGCGTGCGGCGTCGGCCGCCGCCTCGTCCTCCTCGGAGAGCGCCTCGGCGTCGAAGGCCGCGAGCTCGTCGGCGTCGGCGTCCTCGTCCAGCTCCTCGAGGTCGTCCTCGTCGTAGAACTCCTCCGTGCCCAGGTCGAGCTCGTCGTCGCGGTCGTGGCTGCTCATCGCAGGCTCCTTTCGCTCATCTCGTCCTCGATGTCGCCGAGCGCGCTCGCGTCGGGCAGGTAGGGGGCCAGGGGCGGGAGCTCCTCGAGGGACTCCAGCCCGAGGTACTCGAGGAACTCGGTCGTGGTGCGGTACAGGATGGCGCCGCTCGCCTCCGCGCCGGCCTCCTCGATGAGGCCGCGGGTGTGGAGGGTGCGCACGACGCCGTCGACGTTGACGCCGCGGATCGCGGCGACGCGCCCGCGGGTGACGGGCTGGCGGTAGGCGATGACGGCGAGGGTCTCGAGGGCGGCCTGGGACAGGCGCGCGGTGGCGCCGCCGATGACGAAGCGCTCGACGAGGTCGTGGAACTCCGGGGCGGAGGCGAGGCGCCAGCCGCCGGCCACGTGGCGCAGGACGAAGCCGTGCTGGCGGCCCGTTCCCGTGGCGACGCCCGCGTGGGTGGCGGAGCCGTCGTACTCGGCGGCGAGGTCCTCGAGGACGGCGGTGGCGGTCTCAGCGCTCACGCCGAGCGCGTCGCTGAGGGCGGCTGCGGTGACGGGCTCGTCGGCGACGATGAGGACGGCCTCGGTGGCGCGCCGGAGCTCGGGGGCGGACAGGAGCGAGAGCTGGGTGGCGTGCCCGGGCTGCTCGTCCGGCGTCCCCGGCGGCGGCGTCGGCTGCCCCTGGGCGGGGTCGGTGCTGCTCAATCGAACTCCTCCTCGGCGTCGGCTCCCATGGTGCCCGTGAGGTCCTCGTCGGTGCCGCACCAGGACACGGTGATCTCCCCCATCGCCTGCTCCTGCTCGAGGTCGACGGCGCCCTGCCTGTGCATGATGAGGAGGGCGAGGAAGCGGGCGACGACGACGGCGGTGCGGTCCGCGTCCTCGGTGAGCTCGGTGAAGGTGCGCGAGCCGTGCCTGTGCAGGAGGAGTGCGAGCAGGCTCATCTGCTCGCCGACGGGCACGCGCTCGTGGAGGTGGACGGTCTGGACCTCGGGCTCGCCGGGCCGAGTGAGGACACCCGCCATGATCCGGGCGAGCTCGTCGGGGCTGATCGTGGAGACGAGGCGCGGCAGGAGGGCGGCGAGCTCGGGGTCGAGTCCGACGACGCGCGGGTGTGAGCGGCGGGCGGTCTCGCCGCGCTCGCGCATCCAGTCGGCGGCCTCCTTGTAGGCGCGGTACTGGAGGAGCCGGGCGAAGAGGAGGTCGCGCGCCTCAAGGAGCTCGGCGACGTCCTCGTCGTCCTCGTCGCCGTCGTGCGGGAGGAGCCGGTGCGCCTTGAGGGCGAGCAGGGTCGCGGCCACGAGCAGGAACTCGCTGGCGTGCCCGAGGTCCCAGTCAGCGCGCATGTGGGCGATGAACTCGTCGGTGACCTCCGCCAGGGCGAGCTCCGTGACGTCGAGGCGCTTGCGGGCGATGAGCGCGAGGAGCAGGTCGAAGGGGCCCTCGAACTGCGGGAGGGCGACGTTGAAGCCCGGGACGCGGGCGGGGCCGGTGGGCTCGACGCCCTCACCGGTCAGCGGCGCGGGTGCACCGGCCTCGTGCTGCTCGGCGCCGGGGTCGGCCGCACGGCGGTCCGCGCCGTCGGGCTGGTCCTCCCCCGGCGCTACGACGCTCTGCGCCGCGGCCTCGGGAACGCCGTTGGCGGGCGCCGTCGTCTCAGGCGACATCGCCGCGGTCGATGATCTCCCTGGCGAGGCGGCGGTAGGCCTCGGCGCCGGGGTGCGTGGGCGCGTAGCTCGTGATGGGCTCGCTCGCCACGGAGGCGTCCGGGAACTTGATGGTGCGGCGGATCCGGGTGTCGAAGAGCTTGTCGCCGAAGGCCTCGGCGAGGCGCTCGAGGACCTCTCGCGAGTGGAGGGTTCGGGTGTCGACCATCGTGGCGAGGATGCCGTCGATCTGGAGGCGCGGGTTGAGGCGGTCGCGCACGCGGTCGACGGTCTCGACGAGGAGGGCGACGCCGCGCAGGGCGAAGAACTCGGTCTCGAGCGGGATGATGACGCCGTGCGCCGCGGTGAGGGCGTTGATGGCGAGGAGGCCGAGCGAGGGCTGGCAGTCCACGAGGATGACGTCGTACTCGTCCATGACGGGGCGGAGGACCCGCTGGAGGGCCTGCTCGCGGGCGACCTCGTTGACGAGCTGGACCTCGGCGGCCGAGAGGTCGATGTTCGCCGGGACGATGTCGAGGCCCTCGGTGCTCGTGCGGTGGATGACGGGGCGGATGTCCGGCTTGGCGGAGACGAGGAGGTCGTAGATCGTCTCGTCGAGCTCCTGGGAGTTGATGCCCAGGCCGGCGGAGGCGGCGCCCTGCGGGTCGAAGTCGATGATGAGGACGCGGCGGCCGTACTCGGCGAGCGAGGCGCCGAGGTTGATGGTGGTCGTCGTCTTGCCGACGCCGCCCTTCTGGTTGCACATCGCGATGACGCGGGCGGGGCCGTGGGACTCCAGGGGCGCGGGGACCGGGAAGACCTTCTCCGGCGGGGTGGTGTCGGGCAGGTCGATGAGGCCGGGCTGGTTGGAGTCACTCACGGCGGAAACCCTAACGCACGGCGCCGCTCCGGGTCCCGGGCGTTCTGGACGACGAGCAGCAGCCCGCCGACGGCGCCGGCGCGTTGACGCCGCACTGCTCCTGGGCGGTCCGTCGTCGTGGAGCGGCCGGGTTCCGACGGCGCCCGCCGCGCGTTCAGCCGAGCGCGCGCGGGTGGCTCGTGGCGTAGACCTCCCGGAGCTGGTCGACGGTGACCTTCGTGTAGATCTGCGTCGTCGTCACCGAGGCGTGGCCGAGCATCTCCTGGACGACGCGGACGTCGGCGCCGCCGGCCAGCAGGTGGGTGGCGAAGGAGTGGCGCAGCGTGTGCGGCGAGATGTGGCGCTCCCCGTCTCCCTCCCCGCCCGTGAGCCGGGCTCGCTCAGCGGCCTGCTGGAGGACGGCCCACGCGCTCTGCCGGGACAGGGGCCGGCCCAGGGTGTTGAGGAAGACCTCCGGCACTCCCCTGCCCTTCTCGGCGAGGACGGGCCGGCCCTGGACGAGGTAGGCCTCGAGGGCGTCCCAGGCGTAGCCGCCCATGGGCACGATCCGCTCCTTGCGGCCCTTGCCGAACAGGCGCAGGCAGCCCGACTCGCGGTCGAGGTCGTCGACGACGAGGCCGACGGCCTCGGAGATGCGGGCGCCCGTGGCGTAGAGGAGCTCGAGAAGGGCACGGTCGCGCAGGCTCAC from Actinomyces radicidentis includes these protein-coding regions:
- a CDS encoding ParA family protein; its protein translation is MSDSNQPGLIDLPDTTPPEKVFPVPAPLESHGPARVIAMCNQKGGVGKTTTTINLGASLAEYGRRVLIIDFDPQGAASAGLGINSQELDETIYDLLVSAKPDIRPVIHRTSTEGLDIVPANIDLSAAEVQLVNEVAREQALQRVLRPVMDEYDVILVDCQPSLGLLAINALTAAHGVIIPLETEFFALRGVALLVETVDRVRDRLNPRLQIDGILATMVDTRTLHSREVLERLAEAFGDKLFDTRIRRTIKFPDASVASEPITSYAPTHPGAEAYRRLAREIIDRGDVA
- the xerD gene encoding site-specific tyrosine recombinase XerD, with the translated sequence MGPEQDSARTGSDPRGDALARALRGYLAHLRVERGLSPNTLAAYERDLTRYADFLTSRSVTEPDAVTEADVTAFAEALRTGEDGGRPLAASSASRTVTAVRGWHKFLLAEGTTREDPSAAVRPPQVGRRLPKALTVDEVRALLEAASVDDSPVSLRDRALLELLYATGARISEAVGLVVDDLDRESGCLRLFGKGRKERIVPMGGYAWDALEAYLVQGRPVLAEKGRGVPEVFLNTLGRPLSRQSAWAVLQQAAERARLTGGEGDGERHISPHTLRHSFATHLLAGGADVRVVQEMLGHASVTTTQIYTKVTVDQLREVYATSHPRALG
- the der gene encoding bifunctional cytidylate kinase/GTPase Der, with protein sequence MGIVVAIDGPSGSGKSTVSKRVASELGLAYLDTGAMYRAAAWWCERSGVDLDDATAVARAVETMPLDMGLDPEAPGVTCDGEDVSVAIRDPHVATVVSKVATNLEVRAELGRLQQEIIHAESVGDASSFSDGAGIVAEGRDITTVIAPDADVRLLVTASEEARLTRRATELEAAGKAVDAAALRDQVVRRDEDDATVSQFLTAPDGVTLVDTSRMTLDEVVEHVLDLIEEAVDAAAARDEEDRLRAEALRAGLSDYELDDEDLALLSGEEVPAADEGIEMGLPVLAVVGRPNVGKSTLVNRVLGKRVAVVQDTPGVTRDRVSYPAEWAGRRFTIVDTGGWELDVQGLDEAVATQAEVAVEMADAVLLVVDAQVGITDTDAQVVKMLRRSGKPVVLAANKVDSPAQEGDTAALWNLGLGEPYPVSALHGRGSGDVLDAAMEVLPEVSAVAGPAPDGDLARIALVGRPNVGKSSLLNAIAGSERVVVNELAGTTRDPVDEVIELDGRQWLFIDTAGIRRRVKQSRGADYYAVLRTQGAIEKAEVAVVLLDASEPISEQDVRIIQQVVDAGRGLVLVNNKWDLVDEDRQAQLGWEVEHDLAHVAWAPHINLAARTGWHTNRLVRALDAAMEGWTTRIPTGRLNGFLGELQSATPHPLRGGKQPRILFATQVQTAPPRIVIFTTGFLDPGYRRFIERRLREEFGFVGSPIQIGVRARERRSRR
- a CDS encoding prephenate dehydrogenase → MSAAPGTDLTTAAVATTGPVLVIGTGLLGTSLALALTAAGVEVQLADTSPTSLALARDMGAGAVRTGESAEPALVVVATPPDVTAAVVLDALAAHAGAVVTDVASVKDRIAAEVRARGGEAVARYVGSHPMAGRELSGAGAADSDLFVGRPWVVVADGATPEAELVVRNLAVDVGATPVRMTAAEQDASVAAVSHVPQLISSLLAARLESLPEASLALAGQGLRDTTRIAASDPRLWSAILVGNAGPVVEQLRRVREDLDALIEGIAPAAVDPGSEAYTAPGRTGDIAPGAVGAITDVMSRGNAGQARIPGKHGGAPRRYAEVQVLVPDEPGMLGRLFTEVGEAEVNIEDFAMEHSPGRSAGLAMLSVLPSSAQRLEQALDARGWRVVLS
- the scpB gene encoding SMC-Scp complex subunit ScpB, which translates into the protein MSAPELRRATEAVLIVADEPVTAAALSDALGVSAETATAVLEDLAAEYDGSATHAGVATGTGRQHGFVLRHVAGGWRLASAPEFHDLVERFVIGGATARLSQAALETLAVIAYRQPVTRGRVAAIRGVNVDGVVRTLHTRGLIEEAGAEASGAILYRTTTEFLEYLGLESLEELPPLAPYLPDASALGDIEDEMSERSLR
- a CDS encoding segregation and condensation protein A — its product is MSPETTAPANGVPEAAAQSVVAPGEDQPDGADRRAADPGAEQHEAGAPAPLTGEGVEPTGPARVPGFNVALPQFEGPFDLLLALIARKRLDVTELALAEVTDEFIAHMRADWDLGHASEFLLVAATLLALKAHRLLPHDGDEDDEDVAELLEARDLLFARLLQYRAYKEAADWMRERGETARRSHPRVVGLDPELAALLPRLVSTISPDELARIMAGVLTRPGEPEVQTVHLHERVPVGEQMSLLALLLHRHGSRTFTELTEDADRTAVVVARFLALLIMHRQGAVDLEQEQAMGEITVSWCGTDEDLTGTMGADAEEEFD
- a CDS encoding pseudouridine synthase produces the protein MSSHDRDDELDLGTEEFYDEDDLEELDEDADADELAAFDAEALSEEDEAAADAARRRAARGGEDDPYVEDGERLQKVLAHAGVASRRACEGLISAGRVSVDGVVVTEPGVRVDPLTQEIRVDGSRVLTNPDVVTVLLNKPAGVVTTMEDPEGRPTVAEFGQRWVDEHVEELGGTERAAGVRLVHVGRLDTETEGLLLLSNDGELAHRLMHPSYEISKTYVAIVAGEVEHWVPRKLRSGIELEDGQIHADRVTVKDSGPAGSIVEVSLHSGRNRIVRRMLAAVDHPVKRLARTKLGPLSVGGLRPGEMRALTGDEVAALQKEVGL